In the Thunnus thynnus chromosome 24, fThuThy2.1, whole genome shotgun sequence genome, tgcctcCATGAGCTTTGCCGCCATCCAGTTTCACATAGACCTCGTCTCCAGAGTCCAAGTGCATCACGGCACTGTTGCTGGCGTAGTCGTAGTTCTGGTCTGCATCCTGAGCTATGGCACTGGCCCGAACctggaaaaaaggagaaaagactCTCTgtaataagttttttttttcctttacaagAGAATACAATAGAAATAGAAAGTGAGAAAAGTTAATCTAGTGAAAAAGCAGTCACAAAAATAGCATTTGGTGTTTAAATACTTTAATTCTAAACTGAAATCCAAGGAAAACATTGAGGAAATTAGGTgaaaagaatttttaaaaaatgagctAAATGCTTATCTGAGTTAGAATTTTATTGCTTGGCAGCATCTATAAAGGACACTCATAATTTTAAGACAAGGCAACACTCATGTATGATCACTCATGCAGCTGGAGCTGtaaacagcagagaggaaacactAATCCAAACAGGATTGTTACTGCCAAGCAGGGCACGCAGACATGTTTGGATTTGACCAACATAGCACTGATGTTATCTTGAATTCATTAAAGATATGAATTGTAAGAATATGTAGTTATATAACTGGTGTTAAGGAGAATAAAAGACCAATCCTACGGCAGTGTTGTGCGCTTTCGGTGCGTAAAATGCGCATTTTGACGGATAATCTGGTATGGAACAttctaatgtattttttatattaaaccCAATGGAATCAAATCTGTTGCTTTGTTGTATCCTTGTTCTTATTCTTGACATCATTGTAATGGCTCCCCTTAATGTTTCCACGAACAAGTGATTTGTACGTTCCTGATAATTGAAACATTACCTGTCCGTTTTTGCACAGGTCGGCCCACATGCTGGTCCCGTCTCCTCCCCGCATCAGCACATGGTAGGTAAAGAAATAGATCCCGGACACATGGCAGGTGAACTTCCCGGTGCTCGAATCGTAGTGGTTCCCCAAGTTTGTAATCACGTCGTCAAACTTTAACACCTCATATCCCTCGTGTGGATTCTTCAGACCGACGTAAAAAGCGATCCTGAAACTGTTGGAGGAGTTCACACCTTCTGCTTCTCCGTTGTCACCCCCCGCAGCTCCGGTTAATGCAGGGAAGCCGAGTTTGCTGTCGCCGCCGCGCTCTCCCGGTGGCCCCCTCGGACCCGGGGGTCCTGGTTCTCCCGGCGGGCCCCTAGGTCCCGGTTTACCCGGTCGCCCCGGCTCCCCGCGGCTCCCTTGCGCCATCGGGGGCTGCGGTTCGACACCGTTCACGTTCTGGATCACCTTCATGGCGGTGGCGCCTCCCGGTTTGGGACTGTACGGGTCGCAAACCATCCGACAGGTGCCCATCATCTCGTAGTAATGAGCCGAGGCTCCTGAGGTGCGCAGCAGCAGTAAGGGAACAGCGACGGCCAGAGCCAGCAAAACCATCACGACAGCGGTCACCACAAAGACCACCGACCACTTCCTCCGTGCGGTTCGGGGACCAATGGACGACAGAAAATCCTTGGAGCCGCTCTGAAGGGGAATCGTGACAGAGGACAGAGCGACTTTCTGGAGGAGAAAAGACTAAAGGATAAAGTTAATTAAGTGCGCATCCCCAGCGGCTGTGACCGGGGAGCGGCTGCGCGTCTTGGCTGGATGGATGAGAGCGCACGGACAGCTGCGACCAGCTGCGTCCAGCTGTCAAAGTTAACAAAGAGAGGACCGGAAGATAGAAGATCTGGCCTACAAATTAAAGCAGTATGTTACAGACTGGTTGCGCTTTgcaatgtagaaaatatttgaaaagaaagACATAAATTAAGTGCGTGTTTTCGTTTCATGACACTTTAGGCCTGTTTCAAATGGATGAGAGAGGTTTGGCCACGGAGATCAGAACCAAAACAGCTTTAATAACCCTAAAATCTAAGGCTGCTGTCTGGATCACATTCATCATGTCTGCATATCATTTGCAGTCAGATGTCACCatgtaactaaatacatttactcagtACTGTATTTTGATGATGCCTACTTGTTTACTTGAAtattccatttgatgctactttatacttctactccattACATCAAggacatttagcattttttcctCCACCACATTTATCTGTTTCTTTCCGGATTAAGATTTTACACGTAAATCATAAGATCAGGTTATAGTAGGTGATACATTGTGACAGAGTAAACTACCCAACAGGACACAAAGCAGTTACAATTAACTGCACCTCGCATTAAAGTACAGTGCAAcaataatgatttattaatataatataacactaACAATAACacttgtaatgtagtattttttatattgctacttttacttaagtgaatgATCTGAATATTTCACCAGGGTAACCATAATATTGACAGAAGatataattattttacataaaaaacagatgTGCAACATCTTTGTCgaagagttttattttaaaatgtgtaacaGGAAGTGCTCTGTTTGGGTTTGACTGTCTTGATAAGAAGAGGAAGGTTAAGCAGGTgcattaagtttttttttttttttctaaatggcaataaatatttaaaatgcaaattcagTAAAGAACACTGAATATTTACAtggagaaaaaatatatttgttacTGTATTCCTGAATATATCAatccttgtgtatatttatacataacCTCAAAATGCCAAAttgttgcatatttattttttaaatctcaacGGTATAGAGCTGTGTATGTCAGTTTTTATGGGTGGAATATATTATAGGGTTAGTGcatagtttatttattcatctccATTGGAAATTATGGTTTCATACATAGATCCATTAATCCTAATTATAAAATTAGGGATTTTTGTTTAACCTATCTAACATATTATGTAAGTCATTGttgaagttttcattttttaaaaaatcattttgaggTCATGTGATCCATTCACGTGCTAGATGTTCTAGATATGAATTCAGAAGATTATTACAGTGAATGTCCAGATATATCACATCCAATAGACGCCCCAAAATAAAGATGTAAATAATTGTACTTTCAACATTGATACATTTAAAGCAGTAGCTTAAACTTAACTGCAGCTAAATGCATGACCAAATATTCGACTCAGACCACGAGGAGTCCTTTCAAAGTCAGGTCAGATGGCTAAAGGGCAGGTTCACTGTGGTGACATGAAATGACCAACTACACTTCACTCATACACAGAGGGAGCAGATAATACATGCAGGAAATGGACCAAAAAAAGTCAGACGGCTGTCAACACCTTCAGCAGAGAGCTCCCCAGCTGCAGGGATGTATTTGATGTCTTGTTTCACGAGGTGGAGAGCCACGGGCCATGAATTTAGATACTCCGACAAATTAAAATTCTATTGCTGCGCACAGGCAATCATTACTCTATTGCATACAGATGTCTTTAATACCACTTAAGcctcttttgtttcctttttccagTGAGGCCACTGTGCACTTGTTTGTGGTTTATGAGCACAACCACTGAATAAGACTATTATTTATGCCTTTCATTGGTTGTATGGTTAGTTATATGCTTTTGACATACTCAATAAAGAGAGCCTTTGCttactgaaaataaaagtgCCTATTGATTTTGTCCTCAAGCTCAAAAATTCCCCCGAAGGAGCTAAAATACTTCAAAACTGTAGGTTGGGAACTAAGCACCTGGAATTGGAGCACAGGCCCTCCATCCACAACGGAAGCTTTACAGCTCAAGGCGATGTGGAGAAATCTTCAGAGGCCGGAGACAAGGCTTAGCTGGAGCCCTGCGGTCACACTGCAGaagcccccccccacccccacccccagcTCTCTCCACACCTCAAGCAAAATCATCCTGTGCTCAGCTGAGCTTTGACTCCCCAGAACATGGCTCCTGCCGGGCTGCTGATGTCTGAAGGTGAGAGCGAGCAGGACGAGTCATAAGAGCTGGGtcaaaaatgaaacagaggTAAAAATGTGAGGATGAGACAGCCCAGGCAAAGCTGGAGATGTCATACAGTTTGttatatcatattttcaaaTGACAAAGCAATAATCATATGCAAAACAAGCCCTTAAAAATAAGTATgcaggaagacaaacagagcaCAGTACACTGCTACATGACTGCAGAAATGACCTTTACTCAGGATTAGTACAGTGAACTGTATCTTTAGGCTATGTTGAGCCACGCACGACACACTGTCCACATTATGCACCGCTGCTACTGAGCTGATCCCGCCCTGCGGCAATGCCACGCTTCTAATCACGCTGCATGTTAGTGGACTGCTGCGTCATGCACACAAACCATACGGTGTGACAAATGAATCAGACCATCATTAGCTGATTTCAGACGTTAAACTGTGTAATTGGGTAGAAAACTGAAACACGG is a window encoding:
- the LOC137176948 gene encoding complement C1q-like protein 2 → MVLLALAVAVPLLLLRTSGASAHYYEMMGTCRMVCDPYSPKPGGATAMKVIQNVNGVEPQPPMAQGSRGEPGRPGKPGPRGPPGEPGPPGPRGPPGERGGDSKLGFPALTGAAGGDNGEAEGVNSSNSFRIAFYVGLKNPHEGYEVLKFDDVITNLGNHYDSSTGKFTCHVSGIYFFTYHVLMRGGDGTSMWADLCKNGQVRASAIAQDADQNYDYASNSAVMHLDSGDEVYVKLDGGKAHGGNNNKYSTFSGFILYPD